One part of the Rutidosis leptorrhynchoides isolate AG116_Rl617_1_P2 chromosome 1, CSIRO_AGI_Rlap_v1, whole genome shotgun sequence genome encodes these proteins:
- the LOC139888497 gene encoding uncharacterized protein, whose protein sequence is MRFMGFGNKWISFIHACLPSSTISVLINGSLTKEFSPRRGIRLDDPISPFLFIIVAEGLNILSKRAISNEQFRGLSVGHDNVIVSHLQYADDTIFFRLKVNLKKSNLYGIGVPKIEVDAMASYINCSAGSSPFTYLGLPIGVPTSNASTWLPIIEKYDKRLSDCKAKSISFDGRLTLTKSVLSSIPLYFFSLFHAPVNIITTLESKRRNFF, encoded by the exons ATGCGCTTCATGGGTTTTGGTAACAAATGGATCAGCTTTATTCACGCGTGCCTTCCCTCATCAACAATATCGGTCCTGATAAACGGTTCCCTGACTAAAGAGTTCTCTCCCAGGAGAGGCATCAGACTAGACGATCCTATATCCCCATTCCTTTTCATCATCGTGGCTGAAGGTCTAAACATCCTCTCCAAAAGAGCCATTTCAAACGAGCAATTCCGTGGTCTTAGTGTTGGTCACGATAATGTTATCGTTTCGCACTTACAATACGCGGACGATACCATATTTTTTA GACTTAAAGTTAATCTTAAAAAAAGCAATCTTTACGGAATCGGTGTCCCCAAAATAGAAGTGGATGCTATGGCATCTTACATAAACTGTTCCGCAGGTTCTTCCCCGTTTACCTACCTTGGCCTTCCAATAGGTGTTCCCACTTCAAACGCCTCAACATGGCTTCCGATCATCGAAAAATACGATAAGAGGCTCTCCGATTGCAAAGCTAAATCCATTTCTTTTGACGGACGTCTAACTCTCACCAAATCCGTCTTAAGTAGCATTCCTTTATACTTCTTCTCACTCTTTCACGCTCCCGTCAATATAATCACCACACTCGAATCCAAAAGGCGAAATTTTTTTTGA